Proteins encoded together in one Quercus lobata isolate SW786 chromosome 3, ValleyOak3.0 Primary Assembly, whole genome shotgun sequence window:
- the LOC115980247 gene encoding LOW QUALITY PROTEIN: pentatricopeptide repeat-containing protein At1g71210, mitochondrial-like (The sequence of the model RefSeq protein was modified relative to this genomic sequence to represent the inferred CDS: inserted 1 base in 1 codon; deleted 1 base in 1 codon): MERFDIATHILSSLKFFDWAGRQPGFHHTRATFHAIFKILFKAQLMSLLLDFLDDYMKQRYLHKVRFYDTLVMGYAVAGKPQVALQMFGRMRFEGLDLDPFAYHVLLNSLVEESCFDAFHVILNQILLRGFQTDFTNAIVVRSFCKQKLFHDAELYLRGLLTQGRELHGHVVTVLVDALCKTKQFQKAGKLVQEFRDSGLVPMEDAYGVWIRDLVQAGQLDGALDFLRTKKSLEGYVPDVFRYNVLICSLLRENRLEELCDLLMEMKEGQISPDVVTMNAALCFFCKAGMVDVALELYNLRSEFGLSPNSMAYKYLINTLCGDGSIDEAYRVLKNSIEQGYFPRGRTFSILADAFCREEKPDKMKELVIVALERNFMPTTFSYDKFISALCRARRVEIGYLIHGELDRINKVTKKTTXLNLIHGFNELNRGDIAARLLIEMQAKGHTPTRALFRAVICCLCDMEYPENQFFKLLEMQLSRHEPNFHIYNFFIDGAGHAKKPDLAREVFEMMRRSGIEPTLSSDILMLQSYLKSKRISNALNFFSDIRQRRKINSKLYNTIIVGLCKVNKVDIALEFLRESRNNGVVPGTVCYEVLIQMLCSNKRYGMVINLINDLEKTGHHVTSFIGNILLLHSLKARELYDTWVNLKGVQNDKSSDSSLLGLLIGAFSGHVRVTQHVKDLEEVIEECFPLDIYTYNILLRRLSMSKMDLACELFNRMCQRGYEPNRWT; the protein is encoded by the exons atgGAGAGATTTGATATTGCAACT CACATACTCTCCTCCCTCAAATTCTTCGACTGGGCCGGCCGCCAACCCGGTTTCCACCACACTCGGGCCACCTTCCACGCCATTTTCAAGATCCTCTTCAAAGCCCAACTCATGTCTCTCTTGTTAGACTTTCTAGATGACTACATGAAGCAGCGCTACTTGCATAAGGTTCGTTTCTATGACACACTCGTTATGGGATACGCTGTTGCTGGTAAGCCTCAAGTTGCACTCCAAATGTTTGGTAGAATGCGCTTTGAAGGTCTTGACTTGGATCCCTTTGCTTATCATGTCTTGTTGAATTCTTTGGTCGAGGAGAGCTGTTTTGATGCCTTTCACGTCATTTTAAACCAGATTCTATTGCGGGGTTTTCAGACTGACTTTACAAATGCCATTGTTGTTAGGAGTTTTTGTAAGCAGAAGTTGTTCCATGACGCTGAGCTTTACTTGCGAGGCTTGTTGACCCAAGGGAGGGAATTGCACGGCCACGTTGTCACTGTGCTTGTTGATGCTCTTTGTAAGACTAAACAATTCCAGAAAGCTGGGAAGTTGGTGCAGGAGTTTCGGGACTCTGGCTTGGTGCCAATGGAGGATGCTTATGGGGTTTGGATTAGGGATCTTGTTCAGGCCGGGCAGTTGGATGGAGCTCTGGATTTCTTGCGCACTAAGAAGTCGTTGGAAGGGTATGTTCCCGATGTGTTTCGATACAATGTTTTGATATGTAGTCTTTTGAGGGAGAATCGACTTGAGGAGTTGTGTGATTTGTTAATGGAGATGAAGGAGGGTCAGATATCCCCTGATGTGGTCACCATGAATGCTGCATTGTGC TTTTTTTGTAAAGCCGGGATGGTGGATGTTGCGCTTGAGTTGTACAATTTGAGGTCTGAATTTGGGCTCTCTCCTAATAGCATGGCCTATAAATATTTAATCAATACTCTCTGTGGTGATGGAAGCATCGATGAAGCTTATCGTGTGTTGAAGAATTCTATTGAACAAGGTTATTTCCCCCGTGGAAGAACATTTTCTATACTTGCAGATGCTTTCTGCAGAGAGGAAAAGCCTGATAAGATGAAGGAGTTGGTCATTGTTGCCTTGGAgaggaattttatgccaactACTTTCTCGTATGACAAGTTTATATCTGCTCTGTGTAGGGCTAGGAGGGTAGAGATTGGGTATTTGATACATGGAGAACTTGACAGAATAAATAAAGTTACTAAAAAAACTA TGCTTAACTTGATACATGGTTTCAACGAGTTGAACAGGGGAGATATTGCAGCCAGACTTCTTATTGAGATGCAAGCAAAGGGTCACACCCCAACTCGTGCCTTGTTCAGAGCTGTTATTTGTTGTTTATGTGATATGGAATACCCAGAAAACcaatttttcaaattgttgGAGATGCAGTTATCTCGTCATGAACCCAATTTTCACATTTACAACTTCTTCATTGATGGAGCTGGGCATGCCAAAAAACCTGACCTGGCTAGAGAAGTATTTGAGATGATGAGGAGAAGTGGGATTGAGCCCACTCTGAGTTCTGACATTCTTATGTTGCAGAGTTATTTAAAGAGCAAAAGAATTTCCAATGCTTTGAATTTCTTTAGTGATATACGCCAGAGAAGAAAGATTAATAGTAAACTATATAATACCATTATTGTTGGCCTCTGCAAAGTCAACAAGGTTGATATTGCATTGGAGTTTTTGAGAGAAAGCAGGAATAATGGAGTGGTTCCAGGTACTGTTTGTTACGAGGTTCTCATACAGATGCTGTGCTCAAACAAAAGATATGGTATGGTGATAAATCTTATTAATGACTTGGAGAAAACAGGGCATCACGTAACATCCTTTATAGGTAACATACTTTTGCTGCATTCTTTGAAGGCTCGAGAGCTATATGACACTTGGGTTAATTTGAAAGGGGTGCAGAATGATAAATCTTCTGATAGTTCATTGCTTGGCCTGCTCATTGGCGCATTTTCTGGTCATGTTAGAGTGACTCAACATGTCAAGGACTTGGAAGAAGTGATTGAAGAGTGCTTCCCACTTGACATctatacatataatattttgttgAGAAGACTCAGCATGAGCAAGATGGATCTTGCTTGTGAGTTGTTCAATCGGATGTGTCAAAGAGGGTATGAACCTAATCGATGGACTTAA